The nucleotide sequence ATGGGTATCCGACTCGTGCGGAAATCTGAACATAGTTTGTTCTCAACTTGGGGGAGAAGTATCATCGGCCTGTTCTTCCAATCCGACCGTAGTTTGTTGCTACTCCCAGGCCGGCGATGCGATCAAGTAGTTCGTTTAAAGATGAAATATCTATTGGATCCATCTTTTCGGGGTGTTCGAGGCCGACATGAAGACGATGTTTAGCGATTTCGAGGGACGCCCTTGGCTTAAAGGTCGTATGGGCGCCCATGgtgaaaccgccgagctggaggagCTGTCCCGGAGCTAGGGTTTCTCCTGAGGTGATGTTGTCATTAATGatgaggcgagccatcgatcccacCGTCgatggcacaatggaactctcaatgaaagtaccaatgtcggtgtcaaaaccggccgatctcgggtagggggtcccgaactgtgcgtctaaggatcgaaggatATAGTAGACAGgggtgacacgatgtttacccaggttcgggccctcttaatggaggtaaaaccctacgtcctgcttgattgtatttgatgagtataggggttacaagagtcgatctacctcgagatcgtaatgactaaaccctagatgtctagcctatgtgatttgtgatagcctctacagaataaaccctccagtttatatagacaccggaggggcctagggttgtacagagccggtttacaaagaaaggaaactacacatccggacgtcaTGCTTGCCATCCacggaaaggagagtcccatccgaacacgggggaaggccttctatcttgtatcctcatggcccatcagtccggcccatgctacacagcccggacacccgaggaccccataatccaggactccctcggtgctttgtagtgggttcgatcttacggtgcttgatcccagtgacagaaggagaaccgacacgtatgtatcgttgctactaaggataaaacgatggggtctatttctacataaatagatcttgtctacatcatgtcatcgttcctattgcattactccgtttctccatgaacttaatacactagatgcatattggatagcagtcgatgtgtggagtaatagtagtagatgcaggcaggagtcagtctactaattttggatgtgatgcctatataatgatcattgcatggatatcgtcatgattattcgaagttatatcaattgcccaacagtaatttgttcacccaccgtttgctatttttctcgagagaagccactagtgaaacatacgaccccgggtctctttctcatattatttgcctttgcgatctattttcctttgcttttattttcaaatctattaaatcaaaaatacaaaaataccttggtgcaatttattcttatttatttttatttggcgttcgatctatcaatctactataatttattcatgtccgtttgccaatttttggcaccgttacctgaaagggattgacaacctctttaatacgtcgggttgcgagtatttaatatttgtgtgcaggtgtcgtttacgtgttgttgcttggttctcctactagttcgataaccttggtttcatatctgagggaaatacctaccgtcattgtgctgcatcatctcttcctctttggggaaataccgacgtagcttcaagccgcatcatacatttcggcgactccttcaccatacttcatcttgaacttgtcaagttgactttgaagcacatccaacttggattccttgacggactcggtaccttcgtgcatatcaaccaaagtatcccaaattttctttgcattctcaatgcggctgattttgttgaattctttgggggcataatccattgaagagaatatcgcaaTCTTGAGTactgtattgcaacatcttcatttcttccATTATCGCTTCACAAACCGGTTCTTTTCCATCCtcgaagaaatcaccttgcaagccaatatgcACAACAACCCAAACGgaggggttatgaccaagaatatgcactTTCATCTTATGCTTTCAATTAGCAAAATTTGtatcatcaaagtaaggacctctacagtcgtaatttccctcgctagacgccacaCTCTCTTAGGTTataaaaccaaggctatgatcaccagaACTATATAAATCAAggtaaatggagaccaaagctctgatcccacttgtaggatcgaaagtatgtctacagaggggtgattagactaattgaccaaataaaaatcgatcatttcccaattttagttgtgggcagattttagcaattagcacaagtcaagcaatcaatctacacatgcaattctaagagtgtagcagcggaaagtaaaacattgcatatgaagataaatggaagggtttggagaaggcaaacgcaatggagacacggggatttttggcgtggttccgataggtggtgctatcgtacatccacgttgatggcgaCTTCAACcgacgaagggtaacggctacatgagtccacagagggctccacccacgaagggtccacgaagaagcaatcttgtctatcccaccatggtcatcgcccacgaaggacttgcctcactcgggtagatcttcatgaagtaggcgacctccttgcccttacaaactttttgtttcaactccacatcttgatggaggctcccaagcgacacctaactaatctaggagacaccactctctaaaaggtaatagatggtgtgttgatgatgaaatccttactcttgtgcttcaaatgatagtctccccaatactcaaccctctctttcagatttggctatggtggaaagatgatttgagtggaaagcgacTCGGGGAAGACTAGAAATAAAGATTCTTATGATAgcattggaatatcttgatctcaacacatgagtaggtagttctttctcagaaaatatATGGTGAAAGTGTagacatgttctgatggctctctcacaaatgaagaagggggtggaggggtatatatagcttagGTTAaatctaaggctggtcatagtggggagtaacttatgtTACTTCCACTATGACCAACTACCctaggattagttgcactttcgatTAGCCTTACGTTACTTTCACTATGATCAACTCTGGTCATAGTGCGGAGTAACTTATATTAGTGTCAtgatatgacactagtctaagttattaTCTTTGTAGTGCAAAGTACTACATCCGTCTTGATTTATTGGTCCCTTtcatattttgtgtcaaattttgaccataaattaaaataataaaatgttgatgcatgtcataAATAATCATACCGTTGGATTTGTACTTAAACATAGTTTTCAATGGTATCATTTTctgtgacatgcattgacattttattagttaaaactatgatcaaaatttgacactaaATACGATGGGaataataaaccaggacggaggtagtaacatagtagtagtgtcatagaggACTTCAGTAATTAGCTTGTAGATTCATATtgtcttggaaagcgctatgttacaataacatattatgttaccacttctcattaactacatgtcacataagcaaaaatttctcAGAATGCACTTTGTTActttgctaagttactcccactatgactagcctaagagcaactccaaagggccgacccatttcgtccgcatgtatccgtttgggtcggcgcagacaaaagtggcggcccaacgcgccgacccaaacccaaatcacgtccgcgtcgcgtccgcgccgacgcatttgcggcccaaatttgcggCCCAAATGCATCGGCGCGGACGCCGAACGGACGCTTCGCGCGCCTTCTCGCTGTCCGCCGCGTCCCCACATGGCGGTCGTCCAACTACCCGCTGCCcacgcggtcagcttaatttatgacgacGGGCCCACGCGTTAGCGACGGTGCccgtccttttttaagccgaccgtgcggcggggccgtcctcatccaaactcgccgtCCCCATCTACCCACCCttgctccctcgtcgccggcaaaccctagccaccgcaaCCACAGCGACGATGGGTCTTTTCTCCGGCGCCAGcggcagcaaggccaagggcaagtcccCTGCCACCCCTTTCCCCTCCGAGTTTCTCCCACCCCCGCCGGCGCCTCGCCGGCAGAGGCAGCGCGTCAGCatgccagtgcaccaggcggagtggcactggcagaaCCGCCAGCCGCTGCCGTATCCCGACGTGACGCTGCCacacgactggcatctggatccagataggatctagtgccggcggcgccgcggtcggctcgtgctcacgcggaggaggtgcggcgccggcgggcgctgcTGACGGCGAAGCAGCGTCGCGACTCCACCTACGCaaccgactcgcccaactgggcgaggtggttcgccttcgagcacgaggacgCGAGGTGCCGGggcgtgcgcgaggtcgaccgGAGGCCAACGCCACTGgtcgtccgcgaggaggaccaggcggcccttgcggccgtctaCCGTGAGAGCGAAGAGGACGAACGGCGCAGAGCGGAGGCGGAAAAGGAGGCCTGCTACGAGGCGGCAATGGCGCAGGCCCttgccctctccgcggcgggcgacagcgtggtgccgccggtggccccgccgtcccccatcaagccagagccgcagccgcagccggagcccgagcccgagcccatCGCGCGCTTCTCCTAGAATGGAGTGGTGCGCGAGTGGGTGTCCATGCCACCGGTCTGGCTGGGGGCGACGCCGGCGCAGGAGTAGGCCTACCTCGAGATGTGGCGCCAGCGCCGGCTGGCAGAGGAGCGTCGGCGAGGCGAGTACtaggagatgctcgagcgcgaccccgaggaggaggcgcgcgaggCCGAGGAGGAAGCGCGCCAGGCCGCAGCTGCACAGGCGGCCGCACAGCCCCCCGCTTCGGCACTGCCTGCGCCGGCACAGCCCGACATGGCAGcgctctggaacacggcgttcgcCTGGGCCGGGCCGGCGCCGAAGCTCATCAACCTcacggaccccgaggacgacgatgacgacgcctagggcagcgcgccgcctcgtagtttaggctgtttttattttttttaaatgcaaatgtggacgcgtggactctcgccggccttcgtggccggctttaatgtttaattgaTGTAGTTTCTCTTTTTTTAAATATGCATACGTTCATTTTTTTGCGCCGTCTAAATGGGTCGCAGGCCAGAATGCGGAAGCGGGCGGAAAATCCGTGTCCGTCTGACtgatccaaacggacaaaaagcggacgaaatcgaCGTCCGTTTGGATCAGCCCGTTGAAATTGCTCTAAAGGACGAGTGTTAAGCACATATCTTTTTGTGGGATGCCAACATGTCACGACTATTTGACCTGGAACAAAACAGTCTGGTCCTCTGTTCGTAGTGCATGGTGATTGAGGTTTGGGTGGCTACGTAGGAAGAATATCACAACAACCAACCAAAGAAACCTAAAGCTAGTCAGTCAATCAGTTCTGCCCCCGTCACATCGTGATCAGGTGGGGGCGTCGCCCCAACAAGGGTATATATATGTATCCGTGCCATGAAAACCGGACCGCCCGCCCGCCCACATTCGGCGCTGACAATAGACATCCTCTGCTGCTGATTTTGTTGTGTTGCTGCGAGGATCTTGTACCCATCGCAACCACTCCTCGACGACCCGAACCACGACCCGCCGTGTCACCGCCTTtttctatcttttatttttagagaCGGTGCAGTAGATAGAAGAGGGGAGTGTGAGGAAGAGGCAGAGACAGCAAGTAATCCATATTTGCTTTCTTGTTTTGTTTTCTCCTTGTTACGAAGACAAATTCCATCATCCTTTAGGAGACCAAGCAAAAGCATCATCATCCCTCTCCAAAATCCGTCCCCTCCCTCCCTCTAAAAAACACGTAATCACCAACCTTTACCACCTTTGATCCATTGCCTTTACCTTTCCTCGCCTCTTCTTTTCCCTTTATTCCATGCCTAGTTGCGAGTACTACTCCTCCCACTGCTTTGCGAGCAGCGAGCATTCTGTTGCTTACACTCCGCTCACACACGGCACTGCCACCATTGCACCACCAAGAACCCGACCGTAGGTCAGTCAGTAGGCAGGCAGGTAGCAACACGCCAAGAGCATGAAGGAGTTTTCCTACCAGGAGATCGAGGCGGCGACCGGCGGCTTCGCGGCCAAGAACGTCGTCGGCAAGGGCAGCCACGGCTGCGTCTACAGGGCCAGGCTCAGGGGCGGCGCCGGCCACGGCAGGAGgctcgtcaccgtcgccgtcaAGAAGGCCTCGCACCCGCAGGGGGAGGCCAAGCTCGCCAACGAGATCGCCGTGCTCACGGCCGCGCGCCACCACCCGGGCGTCGTGACCCTCGTCGGCGCggttgcggcggcggggcggtcgcCGCTTCTCGTCATGGAGTTCATGCCCAACGGCTCGCTGCACGACCTGCTGCACCGGTCCCCGaggccgccgccgtggccgcgccgCGTGGAGATCGCGCTCGACGTGGCGCGGGCCATGCGCGCGCTGCACGGCGCCGCGCCCCGCGTCATACACCGGGACGTCAAGACGGCCAACGTCCTGCTCGGCCGCGACGGCCGCGCCCGCCTCGCCGACTTCAGCCTCGCGGTCAGGGTCGCCGCCGCGGGCGCGCCGAGGCCGGCTCCGGCTGGCACTATGGGGTACCTGGACCCGAGCTACACGGAGCCGGGCCGGCTGGGGCCCGAGAGCGACGTGTTCAGCTTCGGCGTGGTGCTCCTGGAGCTCATCAGCGGGCGCAAGGTGATGGACGTGAACGCCTCCCCGTCGTCCATCGTCGCGTGGGCGCTGCCGCTGATCGGCGCCGGGCTGGCGCGCCAGGTGTTCGACGGGAGGGTGGCCGCGCCCCGTCCCGGCACCGACGCCGAGGCCGCGATCGACAGGGTCCTGTCCGTGGCCGCGCGGTGCGTGTCGGAGAGCGTGGAGCGCCGGCCAGCGATGGCGGAGGTGGCGTCGGAGCTGCGCGGCGCCCTGGAGAGCGGCGGGTGGCACCGCCGCGGGAGGGACGTGGTGGAAAGGGTGTGCAGGCGCGTGGTGTCGTGGGGGGTACAACTGCGCGTGAAGACGACGCGGAGGAGCAAGGTCGAGTGCACCGAGCTGTCGGGGTCGTCGGAGGGGGGCGGCGCGCCGAGCCGCGCGGACTCGTGCCCCCGGTCCAACAGCATACGACTCGGATAGGCTGACCCAGCAAACCCCAATGCTTAGGTGCCCGTTCGATGGGAACGGTGCGAATTTTTTTTCTACAATACAAAATCGTGCCAGAATTGGATTGTTTCTCCTGATCAACTTACTGGGATTGCTATTGTTATTCCGGGAGTAGTTCATCTACTGGATTAAATAATGTATGACTGTTTGGCTGGGCATGTGCATACACACTGTCTTGGAATTTGCTGATGAGATAACTTGTAAGGAGAACCCACCCACACATGTTTGAATCCCCGCCCCCCCCCTGCTTTTGACTTCAACAAAACGGTTACACTACATTTCTTCATCTTTGTATCAAGAACCCTCCGCGAAACTCTTTCGAAACAGGAGCACGATAATAGTATTGTTTTTGTGTGTGACAAAAGATGCCTAGCTGGTCTAGTAGTACCACTTGTCAAACTAGGGCATGTTCTGCTAATAGGAAGAGTTGATAGGAAGCTGGGAAATTGGGCACGGGAAGCTCATGGATTCAGGTTAACCCAGGGGTAGGCAGTAGGAGGCAGCTGCTAGTAGGCTTTTGCTTTGGCCATGCATGAGATGGCCATTATTTTGCTCCAACTGCAGGCACAGTGCACATACTGTACATGTGTAACTACAAAAGCTGACTGCATGCAGTTCTTGGGCTGATACGCTCCCAAAGATGATGGAGTTAATCTAGTCTGACGGAGGCACTGCCCACCCGTTAAAGTTtgcctattactccctccgtaaattaatataagagcgtttagatcactaaaatagtgatctaaacactcttatattagtttacagagggagtattaagtaGAGTATATAATATTGCTGAGGGTCTGCTTTTCTTATGCAAGTTGCTTTCTCTTTCTTACAATTTTCTGCTACATTTCTCGATGAAAACGAGCTTTTATTAACTCACAAAACGTCCCGTCGAGGGGACGCAACTGACAAGAGATTATACCAGTCGAGAATGATAGATGCATGCCACCGTTTGTCGAATGAGAAATGCTATGGTTTATTCTTGTGTGGATTGAGGGTGGAGCTAATGACATTGAGGAAATGTACATGGACAGCATTGTACATGTCAATCCTTCAGAAttagggcctgttcggccgctCTCCGCGGAGCGGAGCCGGCGGAGCGCCCTTTTAGCAGCTCTGCGTATTATACCTAGCAAGCCACTCCGCTCCGGCGCGGAGCCGCGGAGCGGAGGGAGTCCGAACGCGGCCTTATACTACTTGTTTTGTGTGTGATCAGAGGACAAATGATTATTGTAGATAAGATGGAATAAATTACGGAGGAATCAAACTTTAAATAAGTTCGATGTGATTGAAAAAACATTGCACTTCCTGTTGGAAAAGAAATTTGGCAAGCCTTTCCGTGCAGGTGCATCTGTATTTTATTTCGTTTAATTAATGGTATAATCTATTGGTGGTATTATTAACGGCCATTTATTGCTTTGGTTTGTCCAAGCTTGAAAAGTTTATTTTATTTGCTGGGGAGAATAATAAAGCCGGGAACTCCGTAGATGATTCGGTCGGCAGGACATAATTGATTTGACAAATTCCTAGTTGAATAATGCCTGCTTCAGATTTCTTCCGCTCTTTTTGTACGAAGGAAAAATCAGTGGCTGTCGTTTTCCAGCAACTGTTCTTAGAAAACAAGAGAACCAACGCGAATTCCAGCATTATTTCCACCTTTTCCAATTTAATACATGTGAGCAAATTTTAAATGGCGAGATGCAACAGGGACAGAAGAGCTGTACTTAAATCGCTGGAGAATATGTAGAATAGAATGCACAGATTGATCTTTTGCAAAAGAGGAAAGGCAAGAGAAGCAATGTAGTCGTATATGGACGTGTTTGGTTGCATGCGTTAGGTCTGATCAGGTCCACGCGTGAAGAATCCGGTTTGTTTGGTTACCCGCATACACTATTAGACCTGCATCGCATGAACTTTAAAGTATCT is from Triticum aestivum cultivar Chinese Spring chromosome 3A, IWGSC CS RefSeq v2.1, whole genome shotgun sequence and encodes:
- the LOC123061063 gene encoding serine/threonine-protein kinase-like protein At5g23170; this encodes MKEFSYQEIEAATGGFAAKNVVGKGSHGCVYRARLRGGAGHGRRLVTVAVKKASHPQGEAKLANEIAVLTAARHHPGVVTLVGAVAAAGRSPLLVMEFMPNGSLHDLLHRSPRPPPWPRRVEIALDVARAMRALHGAAPRVIHRDVKTANVLLGRDGRARLADFSLAVRVAAAGAPRPAPAGTMGYLDPSYTEPGRLGPESDVFSFGVVLLELISGRKVMDVNASPSSIVAWALPLIGAGLARQVFDGRVAAPRPGTDAEAAIDRVLSVAARCVSESVERRPAMAEVASELRGALESGGWHRRGRDVVERVCRRVVSWGVQLRVKTTRRSKVECTELSGSSEGGGAPSRADSCPRSNSIRLG